TTGTAACTaccaatatcacctagagggggtgaataggtgattctgaATAATTTGAAACTTAATGCAAAActcaaataaatttaaaacacaAATTGAATAAGTTCAGTGACAAGACATGTAAAAATCTAAACACAGTAAAATGAGTTTAGGGAAAGAGAGAATCGCACgcaaagtttatagtggttcggctttaacaagcctacatccactcttCCAAGCGACAGCCagattggctggattccactatatgAATCGTTGAAAGGTTACAAGAGATGTCGCACTTTATCACTCGTACAAAACCTCTCAAAGATGGAACTTATAGCTCTAAAGAACAAGTATGTGAATATGAACAATTCAAACACTTTGAAATTATATGTTCTGATCTCTCTCATACCGGTCACtctcccttttatactccttcatcCCAAAACTAGCCATTGGAAAGATCTTCAAAGGATCGCTTTTCAATCACCGATTGGATGTCGTCAATCTTGATTGAATGAAACTATATCCGGGAAGATTTGGTAGACATTGGAGTAAAATCTGAACCCTTCATATTCGATCGCTCATACATGTAAATCCTTAGTTTCCATAAGTAAAACTCATTCAAATTTTCGAGATATTTTGTTCctggaaggtaatatccaatcgaAGATATTTTCCCGATCcgattggaaaataatcttgtcaatcaaagattacggACTTCCATAAATAATATAGCCAAATCGGAAACCATGCAAACGTGGGTCTTCAAAATCTGGCCAAAAGATATTGGAGAGTTTAGACATAATTCAGAAACAATCTTCAGAAGTATAAGAAACTCTTTGAATCGGAACAGATTATAACCATGATTTTGAACATTAATAAAGTCACTGCTGATGTGTCACATAAGTCTTCTTAAAATTGAGTCTTCGGAGGCAACATATCCTCCATCTAAATAATAAGACTCAACCATCTCAAAGGCAAATATGTGATAACTCTGCCATGAGTATGATCATCAGGTTGGAACAATATAAGCTTTTTATTCACGTGTCCATTAATAAAAtgcttattgatttttttaaaagatggatagttttgtcagaattaaaatattcaaaagaaatattttcttaacaatctcttcttttatgatgatgacaaaacttccttaacaaaaataaattttgaaaagtatttgaaTAATAATTAAACACAGGAAAGAGTTCACAAAAGTATAAGTATAAATGCCATGCGAATCATTTCAAAAAGATGTGCATCTAAAAAATATATCAGTTCAACATATGCACtaaagaatggaaaaatatcACCGTGTGTCGTCAAATGCATGATACTTCATTTTGGTGCGCATAAATTTCTTCCATAATAATAATGACTTGCCTGTTGCGTGTGTAAACCTACAATTCTAATGAGGtatcttctcctcctttttgtcATTAGCAATAAGAATAAATAAGGAAGATAACATACCATATAAACTTTATTTAAATAGCAAGACTACCAGACCATAACAAGGTCGTGATAGCTTAGTCATAGCAATCTACAAAAAGTCTGatgtaaataataaataaataaaaaacaagtcAAACACCAGATACTTTGAAAACATATTCAAATAAAGGGTGGTGGAGTTACTTTGCAAAAGAGGGGGGAACACCATGTGGCCCTTTGCCACCCTCCTGTGGATCTCTTTCAGGCTTTGTCTTGACTTCCCCCAGATGTACCAACAAAAGCTGAAGTGAAATTTCTCAAAGATAGCAGTTCAGGAATTTCTTAGGTAATCCTATTTTCTCGAATCAGAGAATAAGTATCCAAACTTGTCATCTCTGCGTAGAACAGCAGGAGATATTTGTCAAGCATCTCCTAAAATGTGAAATGTGCTCAACTTCTTCATAACTTCTTTTGTAACCACATCCACTCTCTGCAACACTTCATTCTGAAGCTGTTCCACGTTCTTTTGAACATGACACTGTGAAGATCTCGTGTCCACCAGCTCTCTAATGAAGGCATTTAGGGTATCCTCTGGAGTCAATTTTCTGATATGTGTTCTAGCCCTTCCTTCATCAACTATCGAAGTCTTTCCTTTCTCAGAAGAATCTCCTTTAGAGGTCGAATCCAGAATACGCTGCAAGTTAATCTCCCCATGAATCTGAGCAGGGGCTGCatctgaatttttctttttagtctcAACAGCAGTAGATTCTGTCTCCTTCTATAGTTCCCTCAGGATCACAATATtatattcattttctttgggAGACTCCCCCTGAACATTGGATTCTTTTACTTTGGGTTGTTCCCCCAGAACAGCAGTTTGCTCCTCCTGAGCAGTTGATTCATTCTGCCTCTAAACTAGAGTAGAGgcttcaatttcttatttgttTTCCTCTTGAATCTCTACTGTTTTATCAGGAATTACCGCAATTAATTCTTCTCCAACAGCAAGTGATTCAACCATTTTATCAACTTCCATTTCCTTACTTTGAGGACTTTGTATCTTTCAGACTTGCAACTAGTTCATCAattgttgtttctttttctctaaCATCCTTTTGTTCCTCCCACATCTCAATGTACATCTCACGATCGTGCTCCacttatttctcttctttttcaacaGATGCTTCTTTAGCTTCCAGTTCTTTACTTCCTTCATCATCGTGAGTCTTATGGAGATCGTCTTCTTTACCTTCAAGATTCTCCAGCTCATATGTACCGCCAACAACGATTTTCTCACCTCCTTCATCCTTACCATCACCCTGATCATTTTATCAGAATCAGCACTGGGAATGTCCTCGAATGAATCTGAGTGAGTCTTTCATCATCAGAACTAGTTGActtaacttcttcttcctcagtttcttcttcctcaaaggATTCATCTTGAATAGtatactttttcccttttttgggaaCTGTTTTTCTCCTCTTAGCTGATCTTTCTGCCTCCTCAGTCTGCTCTTCTAGTTCAACCTTAACAAACTCTCTATTCTTACGAAACTAGCCTTTATCTATCAATCTGAAGCCCATCTTCTGGGTCATGGTTTCTACAACAACCACGATAGGAATTTGAGTTTGTGTCAACTCAGCAGGAAGACGAACCTTTGCTTAAGGTAACTATAGGCTGCTTTAGGTTGAATATCGATTGGCTTGAATTCTCCTGCCTTTACTTCCATAACCTTTCCAAGTTCAATAATGTGCAAAATGTAACGATTATCTCCAATGTCGTACGAAAGAGATTCAGGACCAGCAAACGATAGTGTAGAGTAAAAGTACGCAACCAAGTCAGGTAAAACAATAGTCCTGACAGTTACAAAGTCTCTTAACTTCATCTCCTCGAGATACTTTCAAGCAGCAATGCCAACTTTGTCAAAGTATTTCACATCAAAAAATCTATGAGGCATGACTCCTCGTTCCTTCAGAGCCTCATACCTATCAAGATgtttttgagacaaaaaaacaaagtttgtttttgaaacttttgtCCCTGATGTAGTGGGACATTCTCTTTTTGAAGTTTCTAAACACAACGTTGTTGTCATCCTCAAACTTTCCCTTTGTCTCAATGTCACTTTCTTCCAAGACATGTTCTTGGATGACAATCCCTTTCAATGGAGTCCTCTTAGGTTTGGGCACACCAAACAGCCCAACCTTTTTTTTACGATTTCGTGACACATCATCAAGAATACTCGTAACAAGAGGGGTTACTATTTTAATAGACAGATTCAAAATCTCAAGATAATCTTTTTCACTAGCGAACTTACGAATCGTTAGAAGATTCATAATAAGATCATCTATTGACCCATGTTCCTTAAATGCATCATAGAGAGGTTTGATATAGAGAGCCAAAGCGACCCTTTCATCATACCGAATTTCGGACAAACCTAATTTATTTTGAGCAATGTCTCTTTCCTCTTCGAAATCTAAAGCCGAAATGTCAACAAGGGTTGTATCACGGGATCTTGTACTCCTTATTAGACGAGAAGCTTTTCTTTGTTGCCTCTCGTCTTCATTGACAGTTTTCTTTGCAGAAAAGGATGACTTCGAAGCTATTGGTGAAagaaagtttggatttttttgagaaaacgagtGAGAAGAAAGTAGAAGTGAGTGTTTTATGAGAGAGAGTGTTTCAAATATTAGGGTTTCAAAAGAGGAATAGTAATCATCTGAAATAAATAGGTGTTTTCAGAAAGGTGACGGTTCGTctcctcttaaaatttgaaaaagaaagaaaaactgtAAAACggttattttttaaagaaaaatcaatttcaaataaaatccaaaagcaatcaatcaatcaacagaaaatatatataaatggaTACGAAAAACATACCTTAAGTCCTTGCATTACCATAAATTTTGAAGCAAACGAAGAACCGACATGTCCATCCGAACAATATCAAGGTACCTGTTTTTGAATAATCTCAACACAAAGAGTTAATGATTGCTAATTCATTTCGAATGAAATTAAAAGCATCTTTATCAAGAGGTTTCATGAATATATCAGCAAGTTGATTTTTAATATCAACATACTAAATATGGACATCGCCATTCTGACATGATCATGCATAAAGTGATGCTTGATCTCGATATATTTTGCCCTTAAATGTAGAATTGAATTCTTGATCAAGTTTATGGCACTTGTGTTATCACATTTGATTTACACTTTCGAGTCTTCAACTGCATAGTCCCCAAGCTATTGTTTTAACCATAGAATCTAAGCACAGCAACCTCCAAGAGATATATATTCTGCTTCTTCTATGGAAAGTGCAACTGTACTTTGCTTCTTAGAGCACCATGAAACCAGCATTTTTCCCCTGAGTTGACACGTTTcagaagtactttttctatcaaTCTTGCAGCCTGCGAGATCCGCATATGAATATACTCTCGGAATGAAATCAGATTTTCGAGAGTACCATAATCCATGCTTGGGATAAGTCCCAATACACTTAATAATCCTCTTGATGGCTGAAAGATATGATTCTCTTGGGCTTGTTTGAAATCTTGCACATGGGAAAATACTATATAATATGTCGGGTTTTGAAGCTGTGAAATATAGAAGTAAGTCAATCATGCTGCGATAAAGTTTCGCATCAACTTCATTTCCTTGTTCATCTTTGTCAAGTTTAGATGAATGTAACATGGGAGTCTCtgtctttttgcaattttccaagCCAAACTTCTTGACAATTTCCAATACATATATCTCTTGATGGATAAATGTTCCCTTATTGATATGATGTATCTGAAGTCCAAGAAAGAATCTTAATTTTccatcatactcatctcgaATTCATCATGCATTACTTTAGAGAAATTCTTGCATAGAAGTTCATTAGAAGAGCCaaaaataatatcatcaacataaatatgGACAAAAAGAATATCCTTACCTTGCTTCTGAACAAAGAGAGTACAATCAACATTATCTTTAACGAACTTATGTTCGGATAGAAAGTTACTCAGCCTTTCATATCAAGCACGAGATGCTTGCTTTAATTCATATAAAGCTTTCTTCGGTGTATAGACAAGAACTTTTCCTTGTGGTTCTTCAAAATCAGGGGGTTGTTCTACataaacttcttctttgatatATCCGTTTAGAAACCCACTTTTTACGTCCATCTAAAAAAGTTTAAAGTCATTGTAACAAGCATAAGCAAGAAGTAGCCTTATAGCATCTAACCTAGCAACTAGTaagtaggtttcatcgtaatctaTTCCTTGTTCTTAGAATACCCTTTTGCTACTAATCTTGCtttgtttcttgtcatttaGCTTGTTTCTGAACTTCCATTCTATTCCTATCATAGGACAATTCTTGGGTCTTGACACAAGCTCCCAAACATTATTGATCTTGAATTGATGAAGTTCTTCTTGCATCACATTGATCCAATTTTCATCAGCAAGAGCTTCTTCAATCCCTTTTAGTTTAATTTCATAAACAAGTGCTACATTACTCATTGCTTgcttgaacttcaatttggttttGATTCCATCATCTAAGCTTCCCATTATAAACTCTTTGAGATAACTGGATTTATGTTTCCAGTTCTTGTTGAATCTCTCATCTTAAGCATCATTTGGGTCTTTAGATTCAACCTGCATCTCCTCCGGTTCTACTATCATCTATTCATCCGTCTCTTGATTCTCGAACTTCCTCGAAACAACATTCTTTTCAAAAGCTTCATCCTCTTTAGGTTCTTCGAATGGTTCTGAACTTTGAGTGAATGAGAGAGCTTGAGCATGTTCAGACCGACCACTCTATTTCTAGATATTCTCATCAAACTTGACATTCATTGATTTGTCAACCACATGAGAGTTTTTATTGTAGATGCAGTAAGCTTTACTCATTGTTGAGTATCCTAGGAATATCATTTCATCTGatttctcatcaaacttaccaacATGATCATTAGCATTCTTGAGAATAAAACATTTGCAACCAAACACTCGGAAGTATgcaatatttggttttctttctttaaaaagCTCATGAGGGATTTTCTCATGAATTGGTCTCCAGGAAACATGGTTTAAAATGCAATAAGCTGTTGAGACCACTTTTGCCCAAAAATGTATTAACTTAGCTTGCTCGGTCTTCTGAAAGCACATCGACCCATTGGCCTTGGAGAAAATGGTGGACTAGTGTCACATCAATGGTGGGAGAACCATTGGAGATTCGACCAGCTTTTCCTACGCGTGGGATAAGTCTTATATGTTCAAGGTCGTTTACTTTGAAACTATCATGATATTCATAAGAGGAAATCGGATTTAGTGTGGTTGGATCTAAGGAAACGCCGAATAAAGATCCGCATGACAACGATTCTAatccgaaaaagtgattctgattagaattaattttttaattttgttcccTGAATGAGTTTTAGTGAATCGGAACATATTtagtaatcgcacaaaatttatattcctaAAACAAAAATGTGTTCGGTAATCgcacaaattttttgtttccagGAATAATctctctttccaatttttgtcgtttaagtcaaataattacataattactttgtaaaatttcatcctatatttcgaattaattgaagattaattcatatagattctcttatataacataatgcatattgcatataaatTTTTTCGTTCTATTCCGTCTAATTGTCAtgtcataacgagtcattttaaacttaaaaagaaGAGATTATATTGGGTTATTATGTGATTTTAGATAGCTCGGGCCCTCCCTGgcctataccaaatcgcaaGGAGAGAATATCGGATTTGATCTTAATGTGATCGATAGCATGTATATGTGTACATACAAATGGATTCACCACCAATTTTTGAGGAAGTTAAATTGGAAACCTTATCAAGCGGTTGGAAGGAACTGCTCAAATTCTATGCAACCAGATAAATCTAGGATCTTAGAACTTGATTACGTAGATATTTCCATTGACACCATTTTGGTAtcgaagttgagtgttttctaaatgTGTTTTAGGCAAATTTTAGTTCATTCTTAGACCtatgaggtaagccaatgcTAGGTGTTCACGcaggttatttttgtcttttttcaaatttactaaaactagactaagtctaaagtacgtAAACCTAGgtaaatcacaatcaatgaaatcaagtgcacaataaaaaaatcatgacaTGGATAATCGGCaccataaaaccctaatgaaatCTTAAGGGCTCGGAGAAATGTggttcaaatttaattgcaaaggtgtttatgattttcctaaaaaagaaaaaaaaatccataaaatctAGGGAATTTAGGCCCAAGTTTATGAATATGAAGTCAAACTAGCTTAATCTaaacttcttctatttttagggattttctagaatttttctgatttttttatattttttatttttattatcttatatattttctagaaaattagACCTCGTTCTACTTTAGATCAAGGGAAAAGTAATGAgacaattgaaaggaaaaaagtgaaaaatgcggaagttcattctattttgtgattctcaaaagtgattctttttttagaatcaattttttcttgttattacttttgctccaaaattattATTGGGAACGTAAATGTAAtcggaatcatttacgttatcaaacatgattctctccttttttgttccaaaaaatagaatcaAAGACCTAGAATTGTTGTCATGCAAGTCCTAAGAGCTCTTTGCTATGGTTGTAATCCTTGTTTTCATTACTACAATTTATTGTGCTTTGTTGATCACAAaccaacatatatatatatatatatatatatatatatatatatattcctatGCTAAAGCCTATCGCCAAAGTGTAATTGAGgcctaaaattacaaaaagtaaaatcaaatcctaaaattcgTCAAAttagtataatcaagtccttccgttaactcgttcaatttgactaacaaaaaatgttgaCTCAAcagtttttattaatttttaagaCATGTTGCTATCGCACCACTTAGACAAGTTTGATgattttcaatgcacttatcGCTAGAATTTTGTATAGCTTAACTTTTTCCCTTTATTCCTTGTTCATTCATTTACCTTTTAAActaattgaagaaaagaaaattttgattttcaaccTACCTCTTAAGCATCTAAGTGTATCGACCCATTAACTACCATCAATATGATAAATTCTATCTTTATGATAATTGAATCCTAACGataatattcttttttcttaagaaagataatgaactcaatttttttctcgGTGTTGCGTAGTAATTCCAGAGTTCTATATCGCGCGTGACAACacttctggagtagaaatccatttggtaatgtaatttttGGAGCAAACATCCTTTTGATTACGTAACTTTATTGTTTtagaagcattttttttttttgctccagaatTAATTTTGAAGTAACTTGAAGAAGTAATTACTTtcctccaaaagtagaaaaactaatttttgtctTGTAGAGAAGAAGTGTTGTCGTGCTCGCCCCTAGTTAACCTTTATTCTCCTAGTCCCTCTATCCTTTTTGggtctaatatccaaaaatactccaactttagcatttgtgataattacaTTAGaaacttttttatctcataaaaaatcttcaacttttacttttgtccaaattctactggtctaatacccaaaaaaaaatccttaactttaaCATCCGTcgtaattatattcaaaactttttttttttggtaaggaaaaaaaaaataaataaataaaaataaaaaaaaatccttaacttttacttttattttaattctaccACCGTCGATCTTCAATCCATAATCATCATTAGTTAATTCTACGTGGCTCGAGTTTTCTCGCCCAACTTACGaatgaatcttcaaaatttagaaacagtAGGCTTTAGAGACGACGAGATTTTAGATCGTTAGTTCAAATATCTCTATATCTAGCCTTTTTTGGGCTGTTGATCGCCGAAGAGAGTACGAAAGATGCTGTTTTGAGTGATTCTATATCTCCCAACAATATGTAGGGGAAGCAAACTACAGAAAAGAAGTTCGGAAGTTTTTTCATATCAGCTTTACTatggtgtaattcattaacaataTGAAAATGCCATATAGAATTaattaatggtgattatggacaaAAGGCTAACAATGGTAGAATTGGAGCAAAAGTAATAGTTGGGGGTTTTTTATTTgatcaaaaaaaagttttggatataattgaggcATGCTAAAgttgagtattttttttatactagactggtagaatttggacaaaaaaaaaattttggggtagaattgggataaacaGAAAAGTCatagattttttatgagaaaaaaaaattgattgaattgtcatAAATACTAAAGTTAGAAAGTTTTTTGGGATAGTGGGCCATCCTTGTTGGCTTTAACTTGCCCTTTGGAAGGATGGAGGGCACAGATCTGCGTAGCTCTTTGTTGCCCCCGGCCGACGCAAATTCGTTGGGCAGAGGGCCCCGCTCACCAACTCCCATTTGATCTCAGCGGTCCCCCTCCGACGAAGCAAAATACTCGAATCATATTTTATTATATCATCTCGATCCGAACCGTCGGATGCGGGTACGATCTTGGAAATTCGACGGTCTTCGATGGGGCCAGAATGTAATTAACCTCCATACGTGGGGGAGCATAATGTAATAACGTCTACCCACTAGGGCTTAGATGATGGGGGGGAGCATGCTGAGCTCATCATCTCTCCAGCACCGCACGCAACGTCCCACTTCGGACGAGGTTGCTTCCAGCTGGCTTCCACTATCGACCTTcttcattttcctattttcctttcatttgaTTTGACCATCTCTTGATAATCTTTAATTGACATTGACCATCTCTTGGGttactcttttttatttttaactcatttttttaCCATGTTCGAGATTTTTAAGGTCCGATATCCAGGCCGCTGCTCGGGGAAAATTATGATTTCAGTCCTTGTGGTAAATTCTCGAAACTCCCGGACTCTTTTACCTGCCCAATTCACAAAtacaaagcaagaaaaataaacGTTAGCGGTAAAGGAAACGGAATCAATTAACGGAGAACAGGATAAAGGAATATACCTCGCACCGAAAGCCACGCAACCCAGCACGAACCACGGCGAGGCGAGCGGTACGGTTAACGGGGCACGTTCACGGAGGGCAACGCACGGCGACGGACAACGGCGCCGTCAAACGGGTAGGATCACGACGGCGATCCCAAACACTGCAAAGACGGCGAGCCCGACCGGGATTAGGGTTTTGAATTTAGATCGGTGCGATTAGATTAAAAAGCTTATTAACCAGTTGATTAGGAGTCAATTAGAATTGTCTAATTGAATGTAATTAATGTCCAAAAAGAATTTCAATCTCCTTCAACAGCCATCAAAATTGGCTCAGCACAGGGCTTTATGTACACAAAGAAGGTTCCGATCTCCGCAACCCCGTCGCCAAATATCTCGCAGGGTCGAACCGGTCTCCGGGTCCAAAAAAGCTATCCGAGTTAGCCGAGTTGACCCTGTCCCCGTCGCCCGATCCGGTACCTTCGGAATCGACTCGCTCGCTGACAAACCTGTAACCTGAAAAGAGCTTCCCTATCACCGATCCTCCGCTTTCGACATCGCAGATAGCCGGCTCGGCCTAGGCTCGAAAGCCGCGCGCCGCCGCAGGTGGTGCGATGACGGCCGGATCAGGGCCGTCAGGGATCTCCTCATCAGCTCTCCTTCGACGCCGCCGATCCTCACGATCGAGTTCGTCATCGCCGATCTCCTCATGTTGAGCCGATTCGAAGGGAAAGACGCCGACTGACCGTGATGGCCGCTGCCGCCACCTCCGCCGACAGAGTTCTTATGCAAGCTACAGCGAAACGAACCTGGATGAGTGGTGGGCGAACACATGCACGTCTTCTTCGCCGGGCCGCCCTGGCTCCTGATGACGTGGTGCCTGGGGGAGACGGCGAGGGATCTGCTCGGGGACGTCGACCGGTCGATGGAGAACCGCACGGATGGGGACATCGAGGAGGAATTAAAGACGTTGACGCGCGTGGGGGAGGACGACCGGTGgctgaagaaggaggagggaggggagtAGAAGCTGGAGCTCGTGGAGGAGGCGAAGGCCGACGCCGTGGCGGAGAGCGAGGACTCCGGCGCCGGCCGCGGGGAGTAGTATCGGCCCGACGGAGAGATGGATCGCAGCATGGGCCGGCTGGATCTGGTTCTGGACGAGGTCGCCATTGCTGCACTCGAGAGAGGAAGCTtgaggctagagagagagagtgatggaaTGTTTCG
This genomic interval from Rhodamnia argentea isolate NSW1041297 chromosome 4, ASM2092103v1, whole genome shotgun sequence contains the following:
- the LOC115743520 gene encoding uncharacterized protein LOC115743520, which gives rise to MATSSRTRSSRPMLRSISPSGRYYSPRPAPESSLSATASAFASSTSSSFYSPPSSFFSHRSSSPTRVNVFNSSSMSPSVRFSIDRSTSPSRSLAVSPRHHVIRSQGGPAKKTCMCSPTTHPGSFRCSLHKNSVGGGGGSGHHGQSASFPSNRLNMRRSAMTNSIVRIGGVEGELMRRSLTALIRPSSHHLRRRAAFEPRPSRLSAMSKAEDR